In Kordia antarctica, the following proteins share a genomic window:
- the secG gene encoding preprotein translocase subunit SecG: MSSTYYIFIILILIVAFLLMLVIMVQNPKGGGLSSSFGGGGTQQIGGVQKTTDFLDKSTWALATILIGLILVTNFTNLSNSSSQSKVSGDAIEQTTPPVDTNTNTTDEKTTNGQ; the protein is encoded by the coding sequence ATGAGTTCAACGTATTACATTTTCATAATCTTAATCCTTATCGTAGCATTTTTATTAATGTTAGTAATAATGGTACAAAATCCAAAAGGTGGCGGATTATCCTCTTCTTTTGGTGGTGGCGGAACCCAACAAATTGGTGGTGTTCAAAAAACAACTGACTTTTTAGATAAAAGTACGTGGGCTTTAGCTACTATTTTAATTGGTTTAATCTTAGTTACGAATTTTACAAACTTAAGTAACTCTAGTAGCCAATCTAAAGTTTCAGGTGACGCTATTGAGCAAACAACGCCTCCAGTAGATACGAATACAAATACAACAGATGAAAAAACTACTAACGGACAGTAA
- a CDS encoding co-chaperone GroES — protein MSKVNIRPLADRVLIAPLPAATKTASGLYIPDSAQEKQQRGTVVAVGSGKKDEPLTVKVGDTVLYGKFSGSEIKYEGVDYIIMREEDILAIV, from the coding sequence ATGAGCAAAGTTAACATCAGACCACTCGCGGATAGAGTCTTGATTGCGCCATTACCAGCAGCTACAAAAACTGCTTCAGGGCTTTACATTCCAGATTCAGCGCAAGAAAAGCAACAACGAGGAACAGTAGTTGCGGTTGGATCAGGTAAAAAAGACGAACCTTTAACAGTAAAAGTTGGTGACACGGTTCTTTATGGAAAGTTTTCTGGATCTGAAATCAAGTATGAAGGAGTTGATTATATCATCATGAGAGAAGAAGACATTTTAGCAATTGTTTAA
- the groL gene encoding chaperonin GroEL (60 kDa chaperone family; promotes refolding of misfolded polypeptides especially under stressful conditions; forms two stacked rings of heptamers to form a barrel-shaped 14mer; ends can be capped by GroES; misfolded proteins enter the barrel where they are refolded when GroES binds) produces MAKNIKFNIEAREGLKRGVDALANAVKVTLGPKGRNVIISKSFGAPSVTKDGVTVAKEIELADPLENMGAQMVKEVASRTNDLAGDGTTTATVLAQAIVKEGLKNVAAGANPMDLKRGIDKAVAAIVEDLNKQAKKVGDSSEKIKQIAAISANNDEEIGDLIARAFKEVGKEGVITVEEAKGTKTDMKTVEGMQFDRGFLSPYFVTNSEKMEVELESPYILLFDKKISSMKDLMAVLEPVAQTGKPLLIIAEDVDGEALATLVVNKLRGALKIAAVKAPGFGDRRKAMLEDIAILTGGTVISEERGFTLENATIDMLGTAEKITINKDNTTVVNGFGDADMIKTRVGQIKAQIESTTSDYDKEKLQERLAKLAGGVAVLYVGAASEVEMKEKKDRVDDALHATRAAVEEGIVAGGGVALVRAKGVLDKITTDNLDEVTGIKIIARAIEEPLRTIVSNAGGEGSVVVSKVMEGKKDFGYNAKTEEYVDMLKAGIIDPKKVTRIALENAASVAGMILTTECALVDIKEDAPAGGMPPMGGGMPGMM; encoded by the coding sequence ATGGCAAAAAATATAAAATTTAATATTGAAGCTCGCGAAGGATTAAAACGCGGAGTGGACGCATTAGCAAACGCAGTAAAAGTAACTTTAGGACCAAAAGGAAGAAACGTAATTATTAGCAAATCATTTGGTGCGCCTTCTGTAACAAAAGATGGTGTAACTGTTGCAAAAGAAATTGAGTTAGCAGATCCTTTAGAGAATATGGGAGCGCAAATGGTAAAAGAAGTTGCTTCTAGAACCAATGATTTAGCAGGAGACGGAACCACAACTGCAACCGTATTAGCACAAGCAATTGTAAAAGAAGGCTTGAAAAATGTTGCTGCTGGTGCAAACCCGATGGACTTAAAAAGAGGAATTGACAAAGCAGTTGCTGCCATTGTTGAAGACTTAAATAAACAAGCAAAAAAAGTTGGCGATTCTTCAGAAAAAATAAAGCAAATTGCAGCTATCTCAGCAAACAATGATGAAGAAATTGGAGACTTGATTGCTAGAGCTTTTAAAGAAGTTGGAAAAGAAGGCGTCATTACTGTGGAAGAAGCAAAAGGAACTAAAACTGACATGAAAACAGTAGAAGGAATGCAGTTTGACAGAGGATTTTTATCTCCATATTTTGTGACGAATTCTGAAAAGATGGAAGTTGAATTGGAAAGTCCTTATATCTTATTATTTGATAAGAAAATTTCTTCAATGAAAGATTTAATGGCAGTATTGGAGCCTGTGGCGCAAACTGGAAAACCATTATTAATTATTGCTGAAGATGTTGACGGAGAAGCATTGGCTACGTTAGTTGTAAACAAACTTAGAGGTGCATTAAAAATTGCAGCGGTAAAAGCACCAGGTTTTGGTGACCGTAGAAAAGCAATGTTAGAAGATATTGCCATCTTAACTGGCGGAACTGTAATCTCTGAGGAAAGAGGTTTTACCTTAGAGAATGCTACTATTGACATGCTAGGAACTGCTGAGAAAATTACCATTAATAAAGACAACACTACAGTTGTAAATGGTTTTGGAGATGCTGATATGATTAAAACACGTGTTGGACAGATTAAAGCACAAATAGAATCTACAACATCTGATTACGATAAAGAAAAACTGCAAGAACGTTTGGCTAAATTAGCTGGTGGTGTTGCTGTTTTATATGTTGGAGCTGCTTCTGAAGTAGAAATGAAAGAGAAAAAAGACAGGGTTGATGATGCATTGCATGCAACACGCGCTGCTGTAGAAGAAGGAATCGTTGCCGGTGGTGGCGTTGCCTTGGTTCGTGCAAAAGGTGTGTTGGATAAAATTACAACGGACAACTTAGACGAAGTAACAGGAATCAAAATTATTGCCCGTGCTATTGAAGAACCGTTACGTACTATTGTTTCTAACGCTGGTGGCGAAGGAAGCGTTGTGGTTTCTAAAGTAATGGAAGGAAAAAAAGATTTCGGATACAATGCAAAAACGGAAGAATACGTTGATATGTTGAAAGCTGGAATTATTGATCCTAAAAAAGTAACACGTATTGCATTAGAAAATGCAGCTTCTGTGGCAGGAATGATCTTGACAACAGAATGTGCATTGGTAGATATTAAAGAAGATGCGCCTGCTGGCGGAATGCCACCAATGGGCGGCGGAATGCCAGGAATGATGTAG
- a CDS encoding helix-turn-helix domain-containing protein translates to MKSLKNIRIQYCTFILFACFMCNTTVHANEQKEQNFEQTVDSFAYQTQDKQLEQLLQTQQALETRYYLSIGIVLLLVLIFGLLCARKTKGYNHLKKIIELLEKNNQDKSNDDKKSNETYIEIDETIVASILQNLQAFEKERGFLITKITLHQFAKQLKTNTKYLSKVINTYKLKSFRNYINDLRIQHSLQELENNTNYRKYTVKAMAKESGFGTTESFSKAFQKNTGETVSSFLRQF, encoded by the coding sequence ATGAAATCATTAAAAAATATACGTATTCAATATTGTACATTCATACTATTTGCATGTTTTATGTGTAATACAACTGTACATGCTAATGAACAGAAAGAGCAAAATTTTGAACAAACCGTTGATAGTTTCGCTTACCAAACACAAGACAAACAACTAGAACAGCTTTTGCAAACACAACAAGCACTTGAAACTAGATATTATTTATCAATAGGAATTGTATTGTTATTAGTACTCATTTTCGGGTTGTTATGCGCTCGAAAAACGAAAGGATACAATCATCTTAAAAAAATTATTGAATTGCTTGAAAAAAATAACCAAGATAAAAGTAATGATGATAAAAAAAGTAACGAAACATACATAGAAATTGATGAAACTATTGTGGCTTCCATTCTGCAAAATCTTCAAGCATTTGAAAAAGAAAGAGGTTTTTTAATCACAAAAATTACATTGCACCAATTTGCGAAGCAACTAAAAACGAACACGAAATATTTATCAAAAGTGATTAATACGTATAAGTTAAAATCGTTTCGAAATTACATCAATGATTTGCGAATTCAACATAGTCTTCAAGAATTAGAAAACAATACGAATTACAGAAAATATACCGTAAAAGCGATGGCGAAAGAATCGGGTTTTGGTACTACAGAATCCTTTTCAAAAGCATTTCAGAAAAACACAGGTGAAACCGTTTCTAGTTTTCTAAGGCAGTTTTAG
- a CDS encoding ISAs1 family transposase codes for MKPSDNLKDIFGQIQDHRSHINKLHNLVDILLIGIIAVISGAETWEQMAGFAKSKEPFLKKFLELPNGIPSKVTINRVFSAIDSEQFESCFIDWVNSIANLSKGQIIAIDGKTIRGAKSHGKKSPIHMVSAWACENNLVLGQVKTAEKSNEITAIPELLNILSIAGNTITIDAMGTQKEIAKKIIELDADYILAVKANQPQLLEHIEDEFRFSKQLETYTKHDLDHGRIETRTCSVITDFKFIEQDNQWKNLQSIIKIDSIREFKNSDKATEKATRYYISSLRNDASEFQSKIRSHWAVENKLHWTLDVAFSEDASRKRAGNAAQNYSILLKIALNLLKNETSKKLSMKSKRLEAGWNEDYLLRILNLKV; via the coding sequence ATGAAACCATCTGATAACTTAAAAGACATTTTTGGGCAAATACAAGACCACAGAAGCCATATAAACAAGCTTCATAATTTAGTAGATATCCTTCTTATTGGTATAATTGCAGTGATTTCTGGGGCAGAAACTTGGGAACAAATGGCTGGGTTTGCCAAATCAAAAGAACCTTTTTTAAAGAAATTCTTAGAATTACCTAACGGTATTCCTTCGAAAGTAACTATCAATAGAGTCTTTTCAGCTATTGATAGTGAACAATTTGAATCTTGTTTTATTGATTGGGTCAATTCAATTGCAAATTTAAGTAAAGGTCAAATAATTGCGATTGATGGTAAAACGATACGTGGCGCAAAGTCTCATGGTAAAAAATCGCCAATTCACATGGTTAGTGCTTGGGCTTGCGAAAACAATCTTGTTCTAGGTCAAGTTAAAACAGCTGAAAAGTCAAACGAAATTACTGCGATACCAGAATTACTGAACATCCTTAGTATTGCAGGAAATACTATTACAATAGATGCTATGGGAACTCAAAAAGAAATTGCAAAAAAAATAATTGAACTAGATGCTGATTATATTTTAGCAGTTAAAGCAAATCAACCGCAGTTATTAGAACATATTGAAGATGAGTTTCGGTTTTCCAAACAACTAGAAACATACACTAAACATGATTTAGATCATGGGCGTATTGAAACTAGAACATGTAGCGTAATTACTGATTTTAAGTTTATTGAACAGGACAATCAATGGAAAAATTTACAAAGTATTATAAAAATAGATAGCATTCGTGAATTTAAAAATAGTGATAAAGCGACAGAAAAAGCGACACGATATTATATTTCAAGTTTACGAAATGATGCTAGTGAATTTCAATCTAAAATACGCTCGCATTGGGCGGTAGAAAATAAATTACATTGGACTTTAGATGTAGCTTTCTCTGAAGATGCTTCTAGAAAAAGAGCAGGAAATGCTGCTCAAAATTATTCTATTCTGCTTAAAATTGCTTTAAATCTATTGAAAAATGAAACCTCTAAAAAGCTATCTATGAAAAGCAAAAGACTTGAAGCTGGATGGAATGAAGACTATTTACTCAGAATATTAAATTTAAAAGTATGA